The following coding sequences lie in one Arachis hypogaea cultivar Tifrunner chromosome 4, arahy.Tifrunner.gnm2.J5K5, whole genome shotgun sequence genomic window:
- the LOC112796995 gene encoding uncharacterized protein — protein MGADQKISQNINDHAGLQNRVTKSIVIFYVFIVATMFFINSDIDIISSSPALSSFGFIMQKQTHQGEKSGVNLQLSIEKNNEEEEEENLIPPQNVTKEERMAWFRKNLPKFEILKSSYNPSSASFHLRVLSFLTQNCSTFFFAIWLSPAKNFSKREFITFDTLFKVHPQGCLLILSRSMESKRGYRILKPLLDRGFKVQAITPDLPFLVKNTPAQSWLEGIKNGNRDPGSIPISQNLSNLMRLAMLYKYGGVYLDTDLIFVKDMSELRNAIGAQFVDLETKQWLRLNSAIMIFDMKHPILLDLLEEFASSFDGNKWGHNGPYLVTKVVGRVVEGKLGYNLTVLPPSAFYPVDWNKIKDYYKKPTTDSGITWVDNRFVELIYGGKTYALHLWNKKTRDLAIEEGSVMEKLFTDYCLTCSNFTRT, from the exons ATGGGTGCTGATCAGAAAATCTCTCAGAATATCAATGATCACGCCGGGCTACAAAACCGCGTTACAAAATCAATTGTTATCTTCTATGTCTTTATTGTTGCCACTATGTTCTTCATCAATTCTGATATAGATATCATTTCTAGTTCTCCAGCACTCTCATCATTTGGATTCATAATGCAAAAACAAACTCATCAAGGTGAAAAGAGTGGTGTGAATCTTCAGCTTTCcatagaaaaaaataatgaagaagaagaagaagagaatctaATTCCACCACAAAATGttacaaaagaagaaagaatggcgTGGTTCAGGAAAAACTTACCTAAATTTGAGATACTCAAATCAAGCTATAACCCATCTTCAGCTTCATTTCATTTAAGGGTCCTCAGCTTCCTCACTCAAAATTGCTCAACATTTTTCTTCGCCATATGGCTGTCGCCGGCGAAGAATTTTAGCAAAAGGGAGTTCATAACGTTCGACACACTTTTCAAGGTCCACCCTCAAGGATGCTTGCTGATCCTATCAAGATCCATGGAGTCGAAACGAGGTTACCGGATCCTGAAACCGCTCCTAGACCGCGGCTTTAAAGTTCAA GCAATTACTCCGGATTTGCCATTCTTGGTCAAGAATACCCCAGCTCAATCTTGGCTTGAAGGGATCAAGAATGGCAACAGGGACCCTGGATCAATCCCAATATCTCAGAACCTCTCAAATTTGATGAGGCTAGCAATGCTATACAAGTATGGTGGTGTGTATTTGGACACAGATTTGATCTTTGTGAAGGATATGTCAGAATTGAGAAATGCAATTGGAGCACAATTTGTTGATCTAGAGACAAAACAATGGTTGAGGCTAAACTCAGCAATTATGATATTTGACATGAAACATCCAATTCTACTTGATTTACTAGAAGAATTTGCATCAAGTTTTGATGGTAATAAATGGGGTCACAATGGTCCTTATTTGGTTACTAAGGTTGTGGGGAGAGTAGTTGAAGGTAAACTAGGGTACAATTTAACTGTTTTGCCACCTAGTGCATTTTACCCTGTGGATTGGAACAAGATTAAGGACTATTACAAGAAGCCTACAACTGATTCTGGAATAACTTGGGTGGATAATAGGTTTGTGGAATTGATTTATGGAGGGAAGACTTATGCACTTCATTTGTGGAACAAGAAGACCAGAGATCTTGCGATTGAAGAGGGAAGCGTCATGGAAAAATTGTTCACTGATTATTGCCTTACTTGCTCCAATTTTACTAGGACTTAG